A single Anopheles maculipalpis chromosome 3RL, idAnoMacuDA_375_x, whole genome shotgun sequence DNA region contains:
- the LOC126563154 gene encoding uncharacterized protein LOC126563154, with translation MLSKGQALLLAVFAIAVFGTTSVEGAALNRTPRQLSSLLTLSGESNARIENGTIICDTLKCPAESFKCVIVKNSTKDDVNKIQVTRECLDPAGKATAKTVTTETSSFPGQQFESYAEIDKNGNIASFDNRGNTYNHSGSGDIHSYLYEQIEDLHKAILDQLSNAGNPFTA, from the exons ATGTTGTCCAAGGGCCAAGCTCTGTTGCTGGCAGTGTTTGCCATTGCAGTTTTCGGTACCACTTCTGTAGAAGGTGCCGCGCTAAACCGTACACCTCGTCAGCTGAGCAGCTTACTAACACTAAGTGGCGAATCGAATGCTAGAATAGAAAATG GTACCATCATTTGTGATACGCTCAAGTGCCCGGCCGAATCGTTCAAGTGTGTGATCGTCAAAAACTCAACCAAGGACGACGTAAACAAGATTCAAGTGACACGCGAGTGCCTTGATCCGGCGGGCAAGGCGACCGCCAAGACGGTCACCACCGAGACGTCCAGCTTCCCGGGTCAGCAGTTCGAAAGCTACGCCGAAATCGATAAGAATGGCAACATTGCATCTTTCGACAATCGTGGCAACACGTACAATCACTCGGGTTCCGGTGACATTCATTCCTATCTTTACGAGCAGATAGAGGACCTGCACAAGGCGATACTAGATCAGCTGTCCAATGCGGGCAATCCCTTTACTGCGTAg